From the Trifolium pratense cultivar HEN17-A07 linkage group LG4, ARS_RC_1.1, whole genome shotgun sequence genome, the window ATGTTTGAAGAAATTAGACACTTTTTTTTGCATTTGGTTTATTTGTCAAGCTGGATTTGTGAAGATCGGAGCAAAAGTGGTGATAGAGATACACGTGAAAGTGAGGGATGTGAATTTTTAAGTTTCTTCTTTTAAATCTTATGTGTTTATTGAGATCTTACACCCAAGGTTGTAAGAATTGAGTTTTTACTTTAACTCGTTTTTCCGAGGTAAACTCGATACGTAAACTCGACTGGTAAAATTGTACGAGTTTGCTTAGGTAAACTCGACAAGTAAACTCGCTCGAGTTTACGcgattttagggttttcatACCGAGTTTACTCGGTTAAACTcgtttttttttcatgattttacaAAAAATCGAGTTTACATTCGATTTAACCAATTTTTCACACCTAAAAATACATTATCCTCATTCTATTCGGGATTGTAATCTCTAATAAAAAAGATACTCCATGAGCAAAAGCCCCTGTCATAATAAATCATGCAATGTATTGATGATCAGTATATAACgaaactcgtacgagtttacTAACAATAGTGCTTACACCTTTTATTGGTATAAAGCATCTCCAACTTTTCTTTGTTTTCCAATACCAATAATACTCCAGCTTCgctaaaaaagaagaaataaataaatcatagcACTACTTGGTACAACATGTTGATGCCTCTTGTGCCGGAAGTGTTtggtttattatttttgttgtatgTTTCTGgtttttgtgattttgtgtGTGGTTAGTCTTATGTCTTGGGTTGTGTCTTTAGACACTAAACAATTTATTCATTCTGTACTGAAAATATGGTATAAACTACTTTCTCATACTATTGAATtatgctcttcttcttctttttttctctctctttgtATAGATTCAAATGTTTGTTATTTGAATGAAATTTTTGGTCATTTTGAATGAAGTGCCTCTAGGCCAAGCAAACATAGCATCCATTTGTTTTTATTCCACTGATAATTTGGATTTTGCAATTGTGAATATTACTATGTTTTAATTTGATGTTTTCTAAAACCTAATTATTCATATCGTCACCAAAAGAAgacaattttaataaataaatgttgtatgAAAAAATTAAGATTGATTTATGCATACGTTAGCGCAATATAAATTGACCCGGGTTCAAACTCCGGATTCACCACTTCTACAAACTTAAATTGTATGAGTTTAGccattagactacttgacaaaaaaaatagagtcaattgcattttttttgtccctatttaaaataattgaaattttgttcctcattttaaaatttagttttatgAGACGTTAATGGTCACCCGACCATATTCCTAATAGAAATTGTAgttctcattttttttcacttaaGGAATTTTACATTGCGTTCAACGTCTCTATTtgatatttgttgtttttcaaaagtcaattattcataaaaaaaaatgtataaaaaattgagaATAATCTTTTACACACGTTAGCCGAATagaaaaaatagagaagaaTCAACCAGCAAAGAAGAATCAACCAATAGAGAGAGAAGCgatcaaacaaaagaaatcaaCAGGGACAAACAATCAGACATAATTCAGATAAAAGAATCATCAGGGAGGAGCAAACAGAAGAAATCATTAGGGAGAAGCAATATGACAGAAGAAAAATTGACAGAGAAAAACAACCAATTAGAAGAATTAAAAGGTGGGAAACAACAATCAAACAAGAGAGGCTAATAGAGACAATCAATCAAAAGAAACCAAATTGTGAGCACTCGACTCACCAAACAACCAAATTGTGAATACTAGACCCACCAAATGTGAGCGCTCGACTCACCAAACAACCAAATTATGAGCACTTTGACTCGCCAAACAACCAAATTGTGAGTGCTAGACCCACCAAATGTGAACGCTCGACTCACCAAACAACCAAATTGTGAGCACTTTGACTCACCAAACAACCAAAAGAAACACCATGACATGGTGTTTCACAAACAAATTGTGAACGGTGATTAACGACTCATAACTAAACCAAATGGAACTGAACCAATCAAACCAAAATGAACtaaataaaatcaaaccaaaaccAAATAGATCCGAATCAAATTGAGCTAACAAAAAGAAACCATACCAACGAAATATTAAAAATCCAACATCAGAAGCACCAATAGCATCAACAATACAACTTAAATCCACAAGGTACCAATATGCTaatcttcttcaaaagaaaattgTGGAAAATAACTTAAACCCGCCGATCTAAAGCTCCCACCAAATccaatattcaaatttttttattgataaataaCAAGACCAACTTTGAAGGCAAGAAGGAACCAACAACGAACCAACAACAAATTTCAAAGTGGATCAACCAAATAGAAACAAACAGAGAATAACAAAGAAAGTAACATGAACTGATTTGAAACCTAAAGACTTCACTACCAACACAGACGCCAACACCATGTTTCTTGTGATCTTTTAATCACTCTTAGAACCAAATCGAATAGAGGAATAAATATAGCCAACAACCAATAATCAACCTTAACATTTTGCCGTATAAATGAACCTTCACATATATGGTTAAAAAGTGTTTGCTTGAATACAAAAGGTATGAAGAAAAAGACGTTGTACTATGGACTGATGAAGCTCCAATGGGTGTTTTCGCTGATTCTAATGCCACAACCACCTACATTACAGAAAAAATGATTGTTTCACATTTACTTATTTTGGTTAAGGATGGTTATTCAAGTCCAGGCGATACAATACTTTTCTTCCTCTCGGGTCACAAGGCATTGCGGGTGGAACCAATTGTTATCATAGGGAAGCATAAAGATGAGAGATTAAGCTGCTTAAGAGCTTCTTCTTTGGATCATGTGATTCAATCGGTTTCTAATGGCGTGCATTTGACCATGGCGATCAATTCTTGTGGTAGTCTTGTGATGATAAGATGGTCCCAATTTCAATTTCGATTCGTTGAGGCTCCATTTCTTCTTCGCCGACATGCTGCTAGTTAGTTGATCGTGACTTTGACGGCGAGCTGTTTCCCTGATGATAAGTGTTATGCAATGGAATGGTTTGAACCACTCCAAACTGGAGTGTCATACTTTGCATATGCACAGGTCAAGATTCTTGAGAGACACAATGGACAACCCATCACCCATGCTAGGTTGATCGAAGAGATCTCTGATTTCATGATGGAATTCAATAATAGGCTTGTAATAACACGAAAATTGAGTAACGGGTTCTTGGAGAGAGTAAGGCATCATCCATCACTTCTTTGTGATGATTCACAACTTGTTCGACATTTTACAAGTCTTGCTGCCGCTATGGATTTCGGTTCGAACGAGAGGGCAAGCTagaagaggaggaagaagaagtcCTCTAATACTATATTAACAAAAGAAGAATACAAAGAGATGAGACAAAAGGAGGCTAGGATTTCATAACATTCGTATTAACATTACATTAATAAAATCGAGTTACCAGGGATTATATAGCAAATCTAATAGGCCCAATAGCAAGCCCGATAACTTATTATCTAACAATGACTACATTGTTTTCAAACGattcaacaattttttgttgCAACAACGCATCAAAACAAGTATAATACATAAACTTATTGATTCAACAACACTATACCTGAATTCGAACTAGAAAATTTGCGGTGTGTTATTTGTCATTCcgtatagaaaaagaaaaattatatgtatatgtGTCTGCATTTTGAAGAAGACTGCAAAAAACTTGGTCAGGAACAGAAGAAGAGGTCATTGtaattttcaaatcaaaactaaTACATTACGCAATTGTTGTCCATGAAAGTAGACATGCAACAACTATGATTTGTCAAAAACAACACCCGAACCCGAAAGGCATGAGCATTGTACCTCTCGAGGACGGCAGCCTAGGAAGAACAAGTTTTACATTAGGCATAGAGAAAATTATTGGGACTCGCGGTTACTATACCACTTCTTTGGTTACGGGGCTTGTCGAACGTGCGTTCGAGAAGCTGATTTTGGGTTTACCATACACATCAGACGGTGTAACAGGAGATCTCAAGGTGACTACAAAGACGGCAAAAAAAATGATCAGTATGCTTGGTTTGGGGCCTACTTTCCCACCAGTAGCTACTAAAGAGCTCGCTGGTGGTggtttgtttgatgatttggttgataaaaagaaaaatcaagacATTCTCGCGCTAGTGGAAGAGGCTGCTCTTGAAGCAGATGATGTTATGAAAGATAATGTAAAGACCATGGTTATCAAATGGGTGCTCTCTTCCAATGTAGTAGGAGTTGATGTTAGAGAAGAAATTATTTCTCTTGATATAGCATCTTCAGTTGCTTTGATTGCGAGTGGCATATTAAATCTCATGGAAACATATGATCTTTCTTTCAAAACAATCATAACACTGAGTGGCGTATGAGGTAATTTATTTCATGAAACAGTTCAACAATATTTACAATTAAATTGTTTTGTACAAGAATCTAAAGATATTGAAAAGCATAAATTGTTAATGAATTGAAAAGCataagttatttaataaacaatatttaatctcatttttctcatACACTCCCTGCATATATGATATGTGACGCACACTATTCATCTCGATTGTCCTTGGATCACTTATCACTATCATCCAATTTGTAACCGAAATCACCTGCAACACACTCAGATAATTCATGCATAAAGTTATGCATTAAATAATATTGTGGCATGCTGTGTAAGAATGACTTCGATACTAATTCTTCAAAACACTCTTCTCATATTATGTCTTCCATTCTCTTTCTCGGTGTCCGTGGTAAGACACCTTCGGTCATCCATAAATATATCAACTTCCATTTATCGATTTCAATATCTCTAGAATATATGGTACAAAACGCAAAACATTATTTAAGATGTGAGGGTAGGTTTACGTAGCTTGAAATTAACTcggagaaaatatttttcttgcCTCTTGATAAATCCATCATTGTACTGTTATAGACATTATCCCACCTCATTGTCTTCTTTATAATAAAGGAGACTCCCTAGTGTTATTAGGGCTAGGGGAGACCGTCACACCTTTTAACTATCTTATGACCAACTTGTATCAAATCACAACTTTGTTGATTTGGGTTTTTAATCATAAATGCATGATATGAGAACAACTCCTAACTATCTTCGTGAGATAGAAATGGAAGGGAGTGAGTTAGATCAACACGGTTTAAAATTCGTATATATAGCGTTGTTCAAAATTAGTTTCATAAATGATATTTTTCCCCATTTTTGTTATACATGGCCGATAAATTActcaaacttttaaaaaataattcttttatgcttcgtcaaaaaaaaaaacaactcttCTATGCTGGCCATTGTTGGCAAAGTTCATCTACCTGAGATGAAAAGGCACTAGCAAGAGAGTACGGGAAAGTttcgaaacttttttttttttgttatatacaTTCACTATCTTACAATTTTGGATGATTTTATCTACTTCTCCTTAAGTAAAGACATTGACAGTTTTATGTCAAATTCTCTAGTAGAATTAAACAGATTTACTCACTAGAGTGACATGTTTCGTTATATACATGCAACGGATATTGAATATTCGTAGActccatttcattttttttacattctTGTTAATGTAGCCACTTTGTTTCCTTtgatataatttattataattattattatattatttgtttagttattaataaaaaattgtttcaactATTTTAAACAATTTCAGACTACTATAATTATGTGTATCATATTTTATGATTGAGAAAATGTAAGAGCTTACAATTGTCtatcaatctttttattttggaagtCTTTTAAAAATTGTACATGTACGCCGCATATATGGTCGTACACAGAGACACTGACTTCGTCTCATTCATGGACATGCTCTTAGAACATGAATTTCAAGGTTGTACCAAAGAATATGCAGACTTAAAAATTATACAGTGAATCATCgattacaaataatttttttaaagaacaaGACTATTAGTAATCATTCATAAATGAATGATACACTataaaaacaaacattaaaTGAAAAGTATTGAAGaatgaaataaatataacataataatgaactaaaaataaaatttatgaaaattatcaATTTCACTAGGCTCAACTATAACATCCACAAACTCAGCTACAGGCCCATCGATCTTTGATCTATCgtctaaaaatatcatataaccTAGATGTTTTGTAAACAACATAAATGGATGTCATTTGTTAGATCATGTGTTGAGTTTCTTTGTCTTTCCTGTAATGCTAAGGTGCGCGCTGAAGTTAAAGAaattgcaatatatatatatatatatatatatatatatatatatatatatatatatatatatatatatatatatatattatcaaaagcaaaaaaaaaattatagagactaaaaacgaaatttgagttatttttaaagatgaaaaattatatttaactcTTCATAATatcataagagaaaaaaaaatgtatttacgTTATTGAAAGGTGAATTATatagagattttttttatcaagaaaCTATTAATGCACATGAAATTTGACAATCtttctatttaaagaaaaacaattgtTTGTAAatgatcttataattaggaataAAGTGTAACTTTAACGATGACAGATTcgtcatttttaattttagtgaCGTTAAATTTGTGATGTATTCgatataatttatcaatttgaatgaaatttttttaaaaaatactcccttcgtccctaattataaacactcttttaaagataaaatttgtccctaaatataagctcATTTTCAATTCCCTAAacatatttattattacttttccaaacataaccatattttacattgaaatccgaaaagtcaactacaaatacatcttttcacCAAGGACAATTTAGTAATTATAATACTTAAAAAGTACACATTTATTACATTgccaacttttcttaatatgcgtgaAAAACCCCAATGGGGGCTTATATtaagggacggagggagtatatattgtTGATGGCCATATATTAGTCATAGTAGTTAACATCCCCTAtacattactccctccgtctcatattataagcaaaaaaaaaaaaaaagttttcacacTTAATAAGAAAAGTTAAATATGATGATTTGAAGtatgactttttgtgtttttttagatAAGTTTCATTGGAATAtgtaaaaaagaatttttattagTTACTGATTATGAGGAAAAGAAGGGAAAGagtaaattaaatacaatttacattaaatttcatgaaaataagtaaaagtaaatcttgaaaatgataaaagtgaaTTGTATTTCCTTATAATTTCGGGCAAGGAATTCAAGATCAGAACTCTTGGGAGTATACTAAAAGCTAACATCACTACTCCAAAATCTGCATTTTTACCTTTTCCAAAGTTAAAGGAAATCGACTTTGTTTTTCTCACTTCACTTGGACTAACATGCGTTGGTTAGATACTTAGATGGGTGTGCTTTAGCATTTCTCTTAAAGCACCATTATCCCAAAATTCAATATGAGTTCTTTAGTGGATCCCGTTTcattctttatattattttacacttCTCAATTTTTTAAAGAACTCAACCACATTTCTCAAATATCCATACAACTCATCAAAAACTCTTAAATGGATCCTTGGATCCCacatgttttaaaataaaatgggaGATAGTTGTTGTATTGTAGccttcaatatttaattaattcatttgcACTAGTCATGGCCCATGTGTCAGTTTGTATTTGTTGGTAAACATAGCATCGCCTTTCACCGTAGCAACGTTGGATTGTTTTCAATTATCCATGTGCTCTGACAAAGAGTGTGTCTTTGCAGTCCAAAAACCATCGATGTGCTTGCTCTTAGCAAAGCATATAAACACATGTCAGAAAATTGTTGACAACATAAGACACTTTTtcttttggctttcaccaccaatttaatctggttctatgtcagttctggcatcaaacGATTTCAGCTCATTACCGATTGCAGTTGAGGGGAATCGAATTGTGGTTTCTCTAttaagttcagcgtcaatcacaaCTGAACCAACAATTGGTAGCATAAGACGCCATTATTTGTAGaagttttaattaaaattaattaaaactcTAGTGAATTTCATCTAATAATGAAGTATATTTATTACCTTCCTTTTTCACATGAATTACGGTAGTTGTCGGTCTTTGTTAATGCATGGCGTGACAGAAGACTCAAACTCCTACACACACCGGATTTGGATTCCCTGCAGTCAAAAAGTGACTACAGGTGAATAACAACCATTAGATATGATCAAGGGTAGAGAACAAACTGCATCAAAGGGTACAAAACAAGCTGACTACATGAATGCACCATTTACCAACTGCATGGAATCCAAATCCCAACGCACCACTTGAACTGCCACACCTGGGATGAAGAGTGCCTTCTTCCCGTATCATAGCTAGTAAAGATTCAAGTACTATGGCCTCAACGAGAAAAGTTATCAAACAAAGTACGACCCTAATTGCAACCTATCGATaaaaccaaagttatcaaacaAAGTGCAACTATAATTGCGACCTATAGTTATCAAATAAAGTGTGACCCTAACTGCAACTTACTGGTAGAACCAACATCATATGCCTTAGAAAGTGGAAAGTGAgcactaacatgcttataaatttcCACTAGtcactataatgacttagtgtACCACTATGAAGCATCTAAAGATATTAGAAGAAAGCTTAAGGTCATCTAAACAaagaaaattgcaaaaaaaaaaaaaaaaaaaaattaaacttaattgttttctattttgttcAATATTATTATACCACAAACCAGCCCATTATACTTCTTATCATGTGAAATGAGTTTCAAGTTGGTTTCTAAGTATCTtcatccaaaatattttaacgcattttttaacaaatttccttccacatgtttagtGAACTCGATATAGGTCTCAGCCAAAATGAAAGTTTAGAGATGCCATTTAGAATAACTACTTGGTCAAATAATGCATAGGCCATATATTCTCTTCGAGGATATACTGACTGccctataatatatttttttggttttggttttggttttgataATCAATACTGCACCACAAGTCCACAACTTGGTCAGAATTATTATTGTCTTATCCTTAATTTATCTTCTTCCCACCTACCAATCGGTCTATGTAACAATATCACAGCTGCTTAAGGGGCTAGCATTTGCAAGAATCAAAAGAAATATGGGTTTACAGACTACAGAAAATTCAGGTTTGAAGGAATTTCATATGAAAAGAGATTCCTCCATATCGTCCAAAGCTGAGAAAATACTCTCGGCAGAAGGTGGGGGGCATACCAAAATGCTCACTTTGATCACCTTCCAAGGACAAACCTTCATAGCATTCTTAGTCCTGTATTATGCAAGCCATATAATAAGAACTGATATAATCAAGCACTTTATTTAATAGCAcaattttttaacacaatattAACACTAATGATCATTAAACGATTACAATTcgacaaaagagaaaaaattaacaGTTTCTCACACATTAGCAAGGTTAAAACATACTAATTATCCCCTTTTGTCTCTCCCTAGCCACCAAGACAAACACCGacacattttttatataaaagaaaCTCATGATCCatataatatgatatataaGTTTGTATCAACATCCCTTCTCCCATGTTTATGGTTTGAGATGAGGAAAACAAGTGAAGAGATCAGATTTGGGGTGTCTAGCCTCAGCATGCTCCTTGCACTTCACTTCTGAGGTGGTGCAGATGAATGTTTGCATGCAAACCTTGCACTGCAATCATCAATCAAAGCATTATAATCAGTAAAGGGCTCCACTCAATACAGAAACTACAGCAAAGCAGTAAGAGTAATGAATTTTTATCAGCTGCATGATGGAAAAGCATTCATATAGTTTATATTTCAATAATCAGACTAGAAAACACCTTTTTAGGACATTGAAGGATAAGTCATGAGTTAACATTATGCAGTTTACACAATGGATCAATAGAGACAATTAGACCTCAACAGAGAAGTTGCCAAACCAACATGTTGCTAAGTTAATACACAGACTATGCCGAGTAAAGAGCCAAGAATCAAGTAATTTGCATACACTAGCAAGCACATAATTACCAAACAAAACGATCAATTACAAAAAATTACCAATCACTGAATACTTAAAGAGTTTGTTATAGGATGAACAACATCAATGTGACTATGTTTGAGAAAAACAATAGTGAATACCTACCTAAGGATGAAAGACATCAATAGGGAGTATgttttagaaattttaataaGGGGTCAACTGATTTTCAGAAAACCCTCCAAAATACTCCAACCAAAGATGTCTGAATAGtaaattccttaaaaaaaaagagttctaCCCAcagcaaaaacacaaattttagtGTATGTTCATATTTGTGCTTCTTAACCTTCAAGTCTCAATTGTTAAGTTCCCACAAAGATAATATCACTGATGatattaaatttcattataGTACTTACTTACACattaacaaaaaatcaaaatataacaatGAATTGTTGACAACCGTATTTCTGTTCATCCCTCAATTTCTTGTAACTTGttcatttaaaataaaagataataatCTCAATGACTCCTTTCATTCATATTCTGTCCCAACCGAACTCCCTCAAACGAAGAATTTATGCAAGTATGTGATGCAAACATAAAATACCTCCGTAAAATTTCCCATAAGACACAAATCCATGCAATCACAGTGATATTAAATAACTCCCCCAAATTTCAAGGCTTGGTCACATATCCTCAATATATAACAGAAATCCAATTTTGCAATCGTAGTTATGAACAAAGGATTATAAATGCAAAATACATAACACAGGATAAAAAAATTTCCCCAAATGAAAAGGATCCAAGCACACACAAAACAGAAAACCCTTTTTCATCCATGAACAAAATTGGTGAAATTAACAGCTTTAAACCGCATATAAAACAGATCTAAAAAGAAATCTTTATTGATCAAGAACTATAAAGcaaaaagattaaattaaattacgGATTTATATATACCTGGATCGACAtagcttttttgtttgtttcaagcTGGCTTCCTGCAAataccaacaacaaaaaattgttcaaatcaAAATCTATACCACCAGATCTAACACCAAAAGCCATGATTAATCACCAAAAAAATCGTTTAATCCCAATTTTGTAACGAAATCAAAAGCATGAAACCCTAATTTAAGAAATTATCGGTGAGAGGGAGAGAGATTACCTTTGCCAGCATTCTTCTGCTTCTCGAGGTTTCTCTCGCGAGCCATCTTTGCCTTTTGGCCGTTACCTCCTCCCATGGCTGATAGGGTAGGACCAAACGAGAGAGACCCctcaaaaccctaatttctttaACGAAGAAAACTGAGAGAATGCGTGCGAAGAACGAAAATAACGCGTGAtggatagatagatagagaaTTTATATACGTGGGAATTTTCTCCTTAATTAGGATTACTTTTGTAATCAGCTTAATAAAACAATGTTTTCATTTATTGTGTTCTCTTTATTTCCTCACTAATTAACTATTAAGTATAATGACGTGGATAAGTGGCCATGTAATAGTTACGTGGCAATGCTATACGGAGTAGTATTTTACAGCTGGATACCATTGCCAACTTGCGTTTTCCCAATATTGATGGCTATCGGTGAATTGCGTGCGCTAGAGCTTAAGAGATGGGTCGACCCATAAATAAATTCCTAAAAGAGTTTTGATAGGAAATTTTGGACCCATTTATCAATTTAGGTTTTTGGGTTTGCCCGTTGAAACTCGGATTTGAGTATTGGTCCACCGAACTGTCTAATTTGATTGAAGGATAATTtagcatcaagtgatttcagtctTCTATCGATCGTAGTTGTAGGAGATCAAATCGTGATCTTCCCTATGAAATCTAACGTCAATCACTACCGAACTaactaacaattggtatcagaacTCTGGTTCTAATTGGGAATTAGATTGTTTCCTATTTAATGTATTCAACAATTTTTCTGCACGGTTGAGAatgcataaaaaattaattaattaaaatgaacaGTTTTGAGGTGATGTGACTATTATTAttcttcaaaattttgataaaGTTCAAATttgtattataattttaattattaataaaattgtttaattttactGGACATTGAagagaaattataaaatatcagcGATGACATCAAATGCCAAGATAAAAAGTTATACCCAATGCCTCGTATGAAGTTTGCTCGTTGTCACCATACTTCATATTTCATATCCAATACTTTTTCTTTCTTACCATGCACTTATTCAATATACTATTATCATTGCTGCCATTGTCTTTGTAAATTAAgtttgaagaaaaaagaaattcgCGTTCTGAAGTTTTTATTCAAGGGCAAAAACAGAAATTCGGGGGAGAAAAAAGACGGGGGAGagaaaaaaatctcaaattagACACTCGAGTTTAAAAAGTTGTAAAGTATGGCCCAATTGTGCCTGCTCAATTCAATTCTGGCCTACTAGCGAATGCATTCAACAAAAAATTACTCTTGTTATACACTTTGAACATCTGATCTGATCAAATATTTCCCTTGATTATTCATCTGATCTAACCATAAATTACACCATGGGAAGATAATCACCCTGTATAAGACAGAATCTGAATTGCAGGGGCCAATTATCTAATCATCTTGTTCTTCATTTCTTATCCACTTCGTAGCCACCCACTTCTGCCCTTTTATCACAGGGCAGCTCCCATGGAGTGATGTCTGCCAATGAAAGAATACATACAATAAGTCATAACATACAGCCAGAAGTTAATTTAATTTGCACCAACACAAGTCTATCACAGTAACTGACACGACAAAATTGAAAAGACGATCTCGGTTAtgttttaagcaaggagatgaTCTTCAGCAATAAATAGGATTGAGATAGTTGATtactaatttttaaaaaaaaaccacatttAATTAGtggataaaattaaaaaata encodes:
- the LOC123919770 gene encoding uncharacterized protein At2g23090 gives rise to the protein MGGGNGQKAKMARERNLEKQKNAGKGSQLETNKKAMSIQCKVCMQTFICTTSEVKCKEHAEARHPKSDLFTCFPHLKP